A stretch of Roseibium porphyridii DNA encodes these proteins:
- a CDS encoding YbcC family protein, which translates to MFIKHAQFTSARKSGILQAGEAAIRAIPPAFPLDATVAVNPFLGQVNENIAAASARLARVAGVNATQPRNVLFEDIQTGRIGDEDLIAALGASSSPLKPGNLEALKGLASRPARKPRTASTIADLAATATGIDWPSVISRTFGLWASGHFDRGQALWTPAPDEGALVAWRAWASRDLTPEIAGLGGFCSRVSASPDTSEQAVLKTTESLGLSIAAAETAFHRLLLDLGGWAQHARWQLWQAELTGGTDTTLADLLAIRLIWEDALLMQFPEINDQWKDEISAHEEPLAASCDQVVDGILQEAAERAYQREIKSKLGSSNAGLKRPTVQAAFCIDVRSEVFRRALESQNTGIETIGFAGFFGLPLAHTDHGSDVVENHLPVLLKPALASSSQGDKKTEHNERVGRRVLRAFDRFRQAAVSSFAFVEAAGPLYGLKLVRNAIGIAGNKSGHSPAPYLDPDLDTKTKIEIAATVLKAMSLTKGHAPTVLLVGHGAQMTNNPHKSAYHCGACGGYSGEVSARLLASLLNDPETRDGFPTKGIEIPSDTHFIAGLHDTTTDNVTLYPEDCGQSGTEVLSLEKWLAQAGAAARAERALRLPGARASSIASRAMDWSQVRPEWGLAGCAAFVAAPRYVTATADLEGRAFLHSYDWQSDEDFKTLELILTAPVVVASWISLQYYGSSVAPEVFGGGNKLIHNAVGGIGVVEGNGGALKPGLPWQTLHDGKKLVHKPLRLSVLIEAPQDAISAVLEAHPEVAALFDNGWLHLFAMKEGTAVSRYQPGGKWSVEDHLDKAA; encoded by the coding sequence ATGTTCATCAAACACGCTCAATTCACGTCGGCCCGGAAATCAGGCATCTTGCAGGCAGGGGAAGCCGCCATCCGCGCTATCCCTCCCGCATTCCCGCTTGACGCCACGGTCGCGGTCAATCCGTTTCTCGGTCAGGTGAATGAAAACATTGCAGCTGCCTCGGCACGTCTTGCCCGTGTTGCCGGTGTCAACGCAACACAACCAAGAAATGTTCTCTTTGAAGACATCCAAACCGGACGCATCGGCGATGAAGATTTGATCGCGGCTCTGGGCGCGAGCTCGTCGCCCTTGAAACCGGGCAATCTCGAAGCATTGAAAGGCCTTGCGTCACGGCCCGCACGGAAGCCAAGGACTGCCAGCACAATCGCAGACCTTGCTGCAACCGCCACCGGTATCGACTGGCCATCCGTCATCTCAAGAACATTCGGGCTTTGGGCTTCAGGTCATTTTGACAGGGGTCAAGCTCTCTGGACACCGGCACCAGACGAAGGAGCCCTTGTGGCCTGGCGCGCCTGGGCCAGCCGGGACCTTACGCCAGAAATTGCTGGTCTTGGTGGATTTTGCTCGCGTGTTTCGGCGTCCCCTGACACCTCTGAACAAGCTGTCTTGAAGACAACGGAAAGTCTTGGTCTCAGCATCGCTGCTGCTGAAACAGCATTTCATCGTCTTCTGCTCGACCTTGGCGGCTGGGCACAACACGCCCGCTGGCAGCTCTGGCAAGCCGAATTGACTGGCGGAACAGACACAACGCTTGCCGATCTTTTGGCCATTCGGCTGATCTGGGAGGACGCCCTGCTCATGCAGTTTCCCGAGATCAACGACCAGTGGAAGGATGAAATCTCGGCGCACGAGGAGCCGCTTGCAGCGTCATGCGATCAGGTAGTTGACGGAATTCTGCAGGAAGCTGCCGAGCGCGCCTACCAGCGCGAAATCAAATCTAAGCTTGGATCATCCAACGCTGGGCTCAAGCGCCCTACGGTTCAAGCTGCCTTTTGTATTGATGTTCGCTCCGAGGTCTTCCGGCGCGCGCTTGAAAGCCAGAACACGGGCATAGAGACCATTGGATTTGCCGGTTTCTTCGGCCTGCCACTTGCGCACACAGACCATGGGTCGGACGTCGTTGAAAACCACCTGCCGGTCCTGTTGAAACCCGCTCTGGCATCATCAAGTCAAGGTGACAAAAAAACTGAACACAACGAACGGGTCGGACGCCGTGTGCTGCGGGCCTTTGATCGGTTTCGCCAGGCTGCCGTTTCCTCGTTTGCATTTGTCGAGGCCGCCGGTCCGCTCTATGGGCTCAAGTTGGTCCGAAACGCCATCGGCATTGCTGGTAACAAGTCTGGGCATTCACCAGCCCCGTACCTAGATCCGGATCTGGACACCAAAACAAAGATTGAAATTGCGGCCACCGTGTTGAAGGCCATGAGCCTGACAAAGGGTCATGCCCCGACGGTCCTTCTCGTTGGCCATGGAGCGCAGATGACAAACAATCCTCACAAGAGTGCCTACCATTGTGGCGCTTGCGGCGGATATTCAGGAGAAGTGTCCGCGCGGCTGCTGGCATCACTGCTCAACGACCCAGAAACCCGCGACGGATTTCCCACCAAAGGCATCGAAATCCCTTCAGATACGCACTTCATTGCGGGCCTTCACGACACTACAACGGACAATGTTACCCTCTATCCGGAGGATTGCGGCCAAAGCGGAACGGAAGTCCTTTCTCTGGAAAAGTGGCTGGCACAAGCAGGTGCCGCAGCGCGCGCCGAACGAGCGCTTCGACTGCCGGGCGCCAGAGCCTCCTCCATCGCCTCCAGGGCCATGGACTGGTCGCAGGTCCGACCGGAATGGGGTCTTGCTGGATGCGCCGCATTTGTTGCCGCCCCACGGTATGTCACCGCAACGGCGGATTTGGAGGGTCGCGCCTTCCTTCACAGTTACGATTGGCAATCAGACGAAGACTTCAAAACCCTGGAACTAATCCTGACGGCGCCGGTGGTCGTGGCGAGTTGGATCAGCCTGCAATATTACGGGTCTTCGGTTGCACCGGAAGTCTTCGGCGGCGGCAACAAACTGATCCACAACGCGGTTGGCGGAATTGGGGTGGTCGAAGGAAATGGCGGCGCCTTGAAACCCGGCCTGCCTTGGCAGACCCTCCATGACGGCAAGAAACTGGTTCACAAACCGCTGCGTTTGTCTGTGCTGATCGAAGCCCCTCAGGATGCAATATCTGCTGTCCTTGAGGCGCATCCTGAGGTCGCGGCCCTTTTCGACAATGGTTGGCTGCATCTCTTCGCAATGAAAGAGGGCACAGCTGTGAGCCGCTATCAGCCTGGAGGGAAATGGTCAGTCGAGGATCATTTGGACAAGGCCGCCTGA
- a CDS encoding proton-conducting transporter membrane subunit: MSQLIPLALLAPVLLLATALFAKVRFGGQPGFSGRLSEYAALAALFLSVGGLAQLLTFGSWQFALSGGPFALAIRLDALSATMTMLVAFIGWIVLRYSRTYLEGEPRESSFHGLMLATLAAVLFLVQAGSLPVLVIGFIGLGFGLRRLLLFYPERAEARRAATKFAIVWHAGDAALILSSILFITAYGTTDLGALAQAVKPELTFTQHLAIVFLVVAAVLKTATFPLHGWLTEVMEAPTPVSALLHAGIINAGGFLLIRTAELVQASPGSMSVLVALGGLTALFGAVVMLTQSAVKTALAWSTISQMGFMLLQCGLGLWPLALLHIVAHSLYKAHAFLSSGEAIVAVAGLRKPGPIAVPSMTNVAKSFAIALVLYGALSLVFALIAGPKSPQVLAIGTILIFGVSYLVAQGLADEAPAELTYRTSVLATIVALAYFAFQQTSYLVWGSLLPAAPDPGTLEWALITLAVLSFGLVAFAQALFPLWTHHPSTAGLRVHVANGLYLNALLDRFVGGYQVTKFK, from the coding sequence ATGTCGCAGCTCATTCCATTGGCCCTACTGGCCCCGGTACTTTTGCTTGCAACAGCATTGTTCGCAAAAGTTCGATTTGGCGGTCAGCCGGGTTTTTCGGGAAGGCTTTCGGAATACGCAGCGCTTGCTGCGCTATTTCTTTCTGTCGGCGGCCTTGCGCAGTTACTCACTTTCGGGTCATGGCAATTTGCGCTATCCGGCGGCCCTTTTGCTCTGGCAATTCGACTGGATGCCCTCAGTGCGACGATGACAATGCTTGTGGCATTCATCGGCTGGATCGTCCTGCGGTATTCTCGCACCTATTTGGAAGGTGAGCCACGCGAAAGTTCATTTCACGGATTGATGCTCGCAACGCTTGCCGCGGTGCTGTTCCTTGTGCAGGCTGGAAGTCTTCCGGTGCTTGTGATCGGATTTATCGGCCTTGGATTTGGCCTGCGAAGACTGTTGCTTTTTTATCCTGAACGGGCGGAAGCACGCAGGGCGGCGACCAAATTTGCCATTGTCTGGCATGCTGGAGATGCGGCGCTGATCCTGAGCAGTATCCTGTTCATAACCGCCTATGGGACCACAGATCTTGGAGCGCTTGCCCAGGCTGTAAAACCGGAGCTCACTTTCACGCAGCACCTTGCCATCGTCTTTCTTGTAGTTGCCGCAGTTTTAAAGACTGCAACTTTCCCGCTCCACGGTTGGCTGACGGAAGTCATGGAAGCACCCACGCCGGTTTCTGCACTTCTTCATGCGGGCATCATCAATGCTGGCGGGTTCTTGTTGATCCGGACCGCCGAACTTGTACAGGCCAGCCCGGGTTCCATGAGTGTGCTCGTTGCCCTCGGTGGTCTGACGGCCCTGTTCGGCGCAGTGGTCATGCTAACCCAAAGCGCCGTCAAAACGGCTCTTGCATGGTCGACGATTTCGCAAATGGGGTTCATGTTGCTTCAGTGCGGTCTCGGCTTGTGGCCACTCGCACTCCTGCACATCGTGGCGCATTCGCTCTACAAGGCACATGCATTCCTGTCATCGGGTGAGGCAATCGTCGCTGTTGCCGGTCTGCGCAAGCCTGGCCCAATTGCCGTGCCGAGTATGACAAATGTCGCAAAATCATTTGCGATAGCTCTAGTTCTTTATGGCGCTCTTTCCCTGGTCTTCGCATTGATTGCTGGTCCCAAGTCGCCACAAGTTCTGGCCATTGGCACAATCCTGATCTTTGGTGTCTCCTACCTTGTCGCCCAGGGGCTCGCCGACGAGGCACCAGCGGAACTGACCTATCGGACATCAGTCCTGGCCACGATCGTCGCACTTGCCTACTTCGCCTTTCAGCAAACCTCTTACCTGGTTTGGGGCTCGCTTTTGCCGGCAGCACCAGACCCCGGAACGCTGGAATGGGCACTGATCACGTTGGCAGTCCTGTCGTTCGGCCTCGTTGCCTTCGCGCAGGCGCTTTTTCCACTCTGGACGCACCATCCATCAACGGCTGGCCTGCGCGTCCATGTCGCAAACGGCCTTTACCTCAACGCACTTCTTGATCGCTTCGTTGGCGGTTATCAGGTCACGAAGTTCAAGTAA
- a CDS encoding LysR family transcriptional regulator, with translation MLNLHHLRLFRAVAREGTLTGAARVLNLSQSALSSQIKTLEAALGHDLFERRGRGLLLTEAGRIALDHADAIFRTAEDLTATLRHSGTERKVLRVGSLATLSRNFQIGFLKPMIRRPDVEVVLRSGPQGDLLRALEALSADVVLTNLVPARDASSPYLVHTLSEQPVSLVGPIGLPELAERPWTELLATEPLILPTPESALRASFDALLVQLGIVPKIAAEADDMAMLRLLARENAGLAVIPPIVVRDELAAGTLMELGRLEGIKEEFFAVTLQRRFPNPLVADLLKTFKNTNS, from the coding sequence ATGTTGAACCTTCATCACCTGAGATTGTTTCGGGCCGTTGCAAGGGAAGGAACACTGACGGGTGCTGCACGTGTCTTGAACCTTTCACAATCTGCGCTGTCGTCTCAGATCAAAACGCTCGAAGCTGCTCTTGGACATGATCTTTTTGAGCGGCGCGGGCGCGGCCTCCTGCTGACCGAGGCCGGAAGGATCGCGCTGGACCATGCGGACGCGATTTTTCGGACGGCTGAAGACCTGACGGCAACGCTTCGACATTCCGGTACGGAGCGCAAAGTCCTGAGGGTCGGTTCGCTGGCGACACTTTCGCGGAATTTCCAGATCGGGTTTCTGAAGCCGATGATCCGGCGGCCGGATGTCGAAGTCGTCCTGAGGTCTGGCCCGCAAGGAGACCTCTTGAGGGCGCTTGAAGCGCTTTCGGCAGATGTTGTGCTGACCAATCTCGTTCCGGCCCGCGATGCCTCGAGCCCGTATCTTGTTCACACTCTGTCTGAACAGCCGGTCAGTCTGGTTGGCCCAATTGGCCTGCCGGAGCTGGCGGAACGCCCTTGGACCGAGTTGCTTGCAACAGAACCCCTGATCCTGCCGACACCGGAGTCGGCTCTCAGGGCGTCGTTTGATGCGCTACTGGTGCAGCTTGGGATCGTGCCAAAGATCGCAGCAGAAGCTGATGACATGGCGATGTTGCGTTTGCTTGCACGTGAGAATGCCGGTCTTGCTGTGATTCCGCCAATTGTTGTGAGGGATGAACTGGCAGCTGGCACCTTGATGGAACTTGGACGACTTGAGGGCATCAAGGAAGAGTTTTTTGCCGTGACGCTGCAAAGGCGGTTTCCAAACCCTCTCGTCGCTGATTTGTTGAAAACATTCAAGAATACCAATTCATGA
- a CDS encoding oxidoreductase: MSDSLGDGAGNPTKAQIRLYERWAEGGAALSLIGEVQTSPHYPEKPGNLVMAAGVDLTAMKALAKRGSTNGAHIWPQLGHAGALAHEPISTPKGPSPLDVEGLKCEGMSLAEIRDLPMSYAQAAKLAQNAGFDGVMIHAGHGFLFSQFLSPLFNHRSDAYGGSVKKRFRIIGEVIDAVRDAVGPAFPIGIRINATDKLEGGISAVDALEVVRLLDETSVDLIDISGGTYFPGAKSSSDGTSSSGPYFTDFAKRAKKITSKPLILTGGFETRDQARQALQDGSADAVSLARAMALNPSLANEWLSDTAGDPEFPVFDKPPRGGITAWYSMLLTALGEDREDHFDQTPAEALATYEARDAERCTIWLSRFG; the protein is encoded by the coding sequence ATGTCTGACTCCCTAGGAGATGGGGCTGGAAACCCAACGAAAGCGCAAATCCGACTGTATGAAAGATGGGCGGAAGGCGGTGCTGCTCTGTCGCTGATCGGAGAAGTCCAAACGAGCCCGCACTATCCGGAGAAGCCGGGCAACCTCGTTATGGCAGCAGGCGTGGACTTGACCGCCATGAAGGCACTGGCCAAACGCGGATCAACCAATGGTGCACATATCTGGCCACAGCTTGGTCACGCAGGCGCGCTGGCTCATGAACCGATCAGCACCCCCAAAGGGCCCTCTCCCTTGGATGTCGAAGGTTTGAAATGCGAGGGCATGTCCTTGGCAGAAATCCGTGACCTTCCCATGTCCTACGCACAAGCAGCCAAGCTTGCGCAAAATGCTGGGTTTGACGGTGTCATGATCCATGCCGGTCATGGGTTTTTATTCAGTCAGTTTCTCTCCCCTCTTTTCAACCATCGGTCAGACGCCTATGGCGGCTCCGTCAAGAAACGTTTTCGCATCATCGGTGAGGTAATAGACGCTGTTCGAGATGCTGTTGGACCGGCTTTTCCGATTGGCATAAGGATCAACGCGACCGACAAGCTCGAAGGTGGAATCTCTGCGGTTGATGCGCTGGAAGTTGTGCGACTACTGGACGAAACGTCGGTCGATTTGATCGATATCAGTGGCGGCACTTATTTCCCAGGCGCTAAATCGAGTTCTGATGGCACCTCGTCATCTGGACCCTATTTCACAGACTTCGCCAAACGCGCCAAAAAAATCACGTCCAAGCCGCTCATTTTGACAGGAGGATTTGAGACCCGGGATCAGGCTCGGCAAGCCTTACAGGATGGCTCGGCCGATGCAGTCAGCTTGGCTCGTGCAATGGCGCTGAACCCGTCGCTTGCGAATGAATGGTTAAGCGATACAGCTGGCGATCCTGAGTTTCCGGTGTTCGACAAACCGCCGCGCGGAGGTATCACCGCGTGGTACTCAATGCTTTTGACAGCCTTGGGAGAAGATAGGGAAGATCATTTCGATCAAACTCCGGCAGAAGCTCTGGCAACATATGAAGCGAGGGATGCCGAGCGTTGCACGATTTGGCTAAGTCGGTTCGGTTGA
- a CDS encoding ArsR/SmtB family transcription factor produces the protein MDIEKSISALNNPVRRRILEWLKDRSNFPPALPGHEDLEGVCVAYIQEKAKLSQSTISNYMGLLKQAGFVVAERHGQWTFYRRNEENIQAFISAVKDELSKP, from the coding sequence ATGGACATTGAAAAATCGATATCGGCCCTGAACAATCCGGTTCGTCGCAGGATTCTAGAGTGGTTGAAGGACCGCTCAAACTTTCCGCCTGCTTTGCCGGGCCATGAAGACCTGGAAGGTGTGTGCGTCGCCTATATTCAGGAGAAAGCAAAACTCTCTCAGTCCACAATCTCAAATTATATGGGGCTGCTGAAACAAGCGGGTTTCGTGGTCGCAGAACGCCACGGACAATGGACGTTCTACCGGCGCAACGAAGAAAATATTCAAGCATTCATCTCCGCAGTCAAAGACGAACTTTCGAAGCCTTGA
- a CDS encoding DUF4212 domain-containing protein: MSDNSSKNGYWAANMRIISISLVIWALVSFGFGILLRPLLSGISVGGTDLGFWFAQQGSILVFLAIIFFYAFWMNKVDREHGVDEE; this comes from the coding sequence ATGTCCGACAACTCATCCAAAAACGGATATTGGGCAGCCAATATGCGTATCATTTCGATCAGCCTCGTTATCTGGGCGCTGGTCTCCTTCGGGTTCGGCATCTTGCTGCGGCCGCTCCTGAGCGGAATATCAGTAGGCGGCACCGATCTCGGCTTCTGGTTCGCTCAACAGGGCTCCATCCTCGTCTTTCTGGCGATCATCTTCTTCTACGCATTCTGGATGAACAAGGTCGACCGTGAACACGGTGTGGACGAAGAATAA
- a CDS encoding sodium:solute symporter family protein codes for MDQFTINLLFVGGSFALYIGIAVWARAGSTSEFYAAGRGVHPVTNGMATAADWMSAASFISMAGLIAFTGYDNSTFLMGWTGGYVLLALLLAPYLRKFGKFTVSEFIGDRFYSQTARIVAVICLIVASTTYVIGQMTGVGVAFGRFLEVDNTTGLLIGACVVFAYAVFGGMKGVTYTQVAQYVVLITAYTIPAVFISLQLTGNPIPGLGLFGDDVASGVPLLTKLDQVVTDLGFNSYTAHHSDTLNMVLFTLSLMIGTAGLPHVIMRFFTVPKVSDARWSAGWTLVFIALLYLTAPAVGAMARLNITEMMWPNGGINGGAVAVETIAEDPKYDWMDTWQKTGLLDWEDKNGDGKIQYYNDQNAEMQVVAEEKGWVGNELTKFNRDILVLANPEIANLPSWVIGLVAAGGLAAALSTAAGLLLAISSAVSHDLIKGAINPQISERKELLSARIAMAVAIVVATYLGLNPPGFAAQTVALAFGLAAASIFPALMMGIFSTRINNTGAVAGMLAGLVVTLVYIFLHKGWLFIPDTNSFSDADPLLGPIKSTSFGAIGALVNFAVAYVVSGMSKETPQEIKDLVESVRVPRGAGEAQAH; via the coding sequence ATGGATCAGTTTACAATCAACTTGCTGTTTGTGGGCGGCTCTTTCGCGCTCTACATCGGCATCGCAGTTTGGGCCCGCGCGGGTTCGACGTCCGAGTTTTACGCCGCAGGCCGCGGTGTTCATCCTGTCACCAACGGTATGGCGACTGCCGCCGACTGGATGTCGGCCGCCTCGTTCATTTCGATGGCCGGCCTGATTGCCTTCACCGGTTATGACAATTCCACTTTTCTGATGGGTTGGACAGGTGGCTATGTGCTGCTGGCATTGCTGCTTGCGCCTTACTTGCGCAAATTCGGCAAGTTCACGGTGTCTGAATTCATTGGAGACCGGTTCTACAGCCAGACAGCTCGCATCGTCGCAGTTATCTGTCTGATCGTTGCCTCGACCACTTATGTTATCGGTCAGATGACCGGAGTAGGCGTTGCCTTTGGCCGATTCCTGGAAGTGGACAACACGACCGGTCTTTTGATCGGTGCCTGCGTCGTCTTCGCCTATGCGGTTTTCGGTGGCATGAAAGGCGTGACCTACACGCAGGTGGCGCAATATGTGGTTCTGATCACTGCCTATACCATTCCGGCGGTCTTCATTTCATTGCAGCTGACAGGCAATCCGATCCCGGGTCTCGGCCTTTTTGGAGATGATGTTGCCAGCGGTGTACCGCTTCTGACGAAGCTGGATCAGGTGGTGACGGATCTCGGTTTCAATTCCTATACGGCGCACCACTCCGATACGTTGAACATGGTGCTCTTCACCCTGTCGCTGATGATCGGTACTGCCGGGTTGCCGCATGTGATCATGCGCTTCTTCACCGTGCCGAAGGTCTCCGACGCACGCTGGTCCGCCGGTTGGACGCTTGTGTTCATCGCGCTTCTTTATCTGACTGCTCCGGCTGTCGGTGCCATGGCGCGGCTCAACATCACGGAAATGATGTGGCCAAATGGCGGGATCAACGGGGGTGCTGTTGCGGTCGAAACGATTGCCGAGGATCCGAAGTACGACTGGATGGACACGTGGCAGAAAACCGGTCTTCTTGATTGGGAAGACAAGAACGGCGACGGCAAGATCCAGTATTACAACGACCAGAATGCCGAAATGCAGGTGGTTGCGGAAGAAAAAGGCTGGGTTGGAAACGAGTTGACCAAGTTCAACCGTGATATCCTGGTTCTGGCGAACCCGGAGATCGCAAACCTACCCAGCTGGGTGATCGGTCTGGTGGCCGCAGGTGGTCTGGCAGCAGCGCTCTCGACAGCGGCGGGGCTCTTGCTAGCGATATCGTCGGCGGTCAGTCATGATCTCATCAAGGGGGCGATCAACCCGCAGATCTCGGAGCGGAAGGAACTGTTGTCTGCCCGAATTGCCATGGCGGTTGCGATTGTCGTCGCAACATATCTCGGGCTCAATCCGCCCGGCTTCGCAGCTCAGACGGTGGCGCTTGCCTTCGGACTGGCGGCGGCTTCCATCTTCCCTGCCTTGATGATGGGTATCTTCTCGACCCGCATCAACAACACCGGTGCTGTGGCGGGCATGCTGGCAGGCCTTGTTGTGACCCTGGTCTATATCTTCCTGCACAAGGGTTGGTTGTTCATCCCCGACACCAATTCCTTCTCGGACGCCGATCCGCTCCTTGGGCCGATCAAGTCAACGTCCTTTGGTGCAATCGGCGCGCTGGTCAACTTTGCAGTGGCATATGTTGTTTCCGGCATGTCCAAGGAAACGCCTCAGGAGATAAAAGATCTCGTCGAGAGCGTACGCGTGCCGCGGGGTGCGGGCGAAGCCCAGGCGCACTAA
- a CDS encoding DUF294 nucleotidyltransferase-like domain-containing protein — protein sequence MPLKPDQILRFLKSVHPYDVLPETVLEQLSGQIDVWNLTANSVVYDLGDTLRGLFLIYDGSVEVRDENDELISQLGLRNSFGERGLLLDGVAVTSARTSEDTLLLVLPPAVFNGLMATHPPVSKFFDRAHKKQTRGNELATTRAETLMTKDPLTCRPSDSARLAAREMRDNRVSSLCVTDTGETLVGIVTIRDLAGKVLAEGLDPETPVRNIMTANPVTLPKSAIGSDLLHLMMERKIGHVPIVEGGRLAGIVTQTDLTTFQAISSAELVGEISRCANAEEISSVTARIPALLVQLVAGGSRHEIVTRLITDIADTATRRLLALAEDELGPPPVPYLWLACGSQGRQEQTGVSDQDNCLFLSDDVSDDDRNGYFADLARLVSDGLNTCGYVYCPGDMMATNPRWCQPVRVWKSYYEGWIAKPDPEAQMLSSVMFDLRPIGGDASLFEDLQETTLKVASENSIFVAHMISNSLKHMPPLNLLRGLATIRSGEHKNALDLKLNGVVPIVDLARIYALRGQIGAVNTRARLEEARQTGQLSQSGAGDLLDAYDLIAETRLEHQSNLIKQGQAPDNFLQPSSLSDFERSHLRDAFVVVKTMQSAVGHGRGMLS from the coding sequence ATGCCCCTGAAACCGGATCAGATCCTGCGGTTCCTGAAATCGGTCCATCCGTATGATGTGCTGCCGGAAACCGTGCTGGAGCAATTGTCCGGTCAGATCGACGTGTGGAATTTGACTGCCAACAGCGTTGTTTACGATCTTGGCGACACACTGCGCGGCCTCTTCCTGATTTATGACGGGTCCGTTGAGGTTCGCGACGAAAACGACGAACTCATAAGCCAACTGGGGTTACGCAACTCCTTCGGTGAACGGGGATTGCTGCTTGATGGTGTGGCCGTAACTTCTGCACGAACGAGCGAGGATACTCTCTTGCTGGTGTTGCCGCCGGCAGTGTTTAACGGCCTTATGGCGACCCATCCGCCTGTCTCGAAGTTCTTTGACAGGGCGCACAAGAAACAGACACGCGGCAATGAGTTGGCGACAACTCGAGCGGAAACGCTCATGACGAAAGACCCTCTCACGTGTCGACCTTCTGACAGCGCACGACTTGCAGCCAGAGAAATGCGCGACAACAGGGTGTCGTCCCTTTGCGTCACTGACACGGGCGAAACGCTTGTCGGTATCGTCACCATTCGTGACCTTGCTGGAAAAGTGCTCGCGGAAGGGTTGGATCCCGAGACGCCCGTCAGAAATATCATGACGGCCAACCCGGTGACGCTTCCAAAATCTGCAATCGGTTCGGACCTTTTGCATCTGATGATGGAGCGAAAGATTGGTCATGTGCCGATTGTCGAGGGTGGGCGCCTTGCCGGAATTGTCACGCAGACGGATTTGACGACCTTTCAGGCGATAAGTTCCGCTGAGCTGGTCGGAGAGATTTCCCGCTGTGCCAATGCTGAAGAGATCTCCAGCGTTACGGCGCGCATACCGGCCTTACTGGTTCAGCTTGTCGCGGGCGGCAGTCGGCACGAGATTGTCACACGGCTCATTACAGATATAGCCGACACGGCAACGCGTCGGTTGTTGGCTCTAGCGGAAGACGAACTCGGCCCGCCGCCGGTACCATATCTTTGGCTTGCCTGCGGGTCGCAGGGACGCCAGGAGCAGACAGGCGTCAGCGACCAGGACAATTGCCTGTTTTTGTCCGATGACGTGAGCGACGATGACCGCAACGGCTATTTTGCTGATTTGGCGCGTCTGGTCTCAGACGGCCTCAACACTTGCGGATACGTCTACTGTCCGGGCGACATGATGGCGACCAACCCGCGATGGTGTCAGCCTGTGCGTGTATGGAAGTCCTACTACGAGGGATGGATCGCCAAGCCCGACCCTGAAGCGCAGATGTTGAGTTCTGTCATGTTCGATCTGCGACCGATTGGCGGAGACGCTTCCCTGTTTGAGGATTTGCAGGAAACGACTCTCAAAGTCGCGAGCGAAAATTCGATTTTTGTCGCTCACATGATCAGCAATTCCCTGAAACACATGCCGCCTTTAAATCTTCTGCGTGGGCTTGCAACGATCCGCTCAGGTGAGCACAAAAATGCGCTCGACCTGAAGCTCAACGGGGTTGTGCCGATCGTCGACCTTGCACGAATTTATGCATTGCGGGGACAAATCGGTGCTGTCAATACGAGGGCGCGGCTTGAAGAAGCGCGGCAAACGGGGCAGCTCAGTCAATCGGGTGCAGGGGATCTGTTGGATGCTTATGACCTGATCGCAGAGACCCGGTTGGAGCATCAATCCAACCTGATCAAGCAGGGACAAGCGCCGGACAACTTCTTACAACCGTCCAGCCTGTCCGATTTCGAACGGAGCCATCTCCGGGACGCCTTTGTCGTGGTGAAGACGATGCAGTCCGCCGTGGGGCACGGAAGAGGCATGCTAAGCTGA